The following are encoded together in the Myxococcus virescens genome:
- a CDS encoding ATP-binding cassette domain-containing protein, producing MIEARNLHKRFGKKVTAVEDVSFTAEDGVITGLLGPNGAGKTTTMRMLYTLVRPDRGTALVDGVDVVQRPQEARRALGVLPDARGLYPRLTAREHARYYGELHGLSGATLDKRVDELLDLLDMRDIADRRAEGFSQGQRVKVAMARALVHGPRNVLLDEPTNGLDVMSTRSVRTLLRRLKDEGRCVVFSSHVMQEVAALCDRIVVVAHGRVVADGTPDALRASTGKDSLEEAFVATIGTDQGLMQ from the coding sequence ATGATTGAAGCCAGGAACCTGCACAAGCGCTTTGGCAAGAAGGTGACGGCGGTGGAGGACGTGTCCTTCACGGCGGAGGACGGCGTCATCACCGGCCTGCTGGGCCCCAACGGCGCTGGCAAGACGACGACGATGCGCATGCTCTACACGCTGGTGCGGCCGGACCGCGGCACCGCGCTGGTGGACGGCGTGGACGTGGTGCAGCGGCCGCAGGAGGCCCGGCGGGCGCTGGGCGTGCTGCCGGACGCGCGTGGCCTCTATCCGCGCCTCACCGCCCGCGAGCACGCGCGCTACTACGGCGAGCTGCACGGCCTGTCCGGCGCCACGCTGGACAAGCGCGTGGATGAGCTGCTGGACCTGTTGGACATGCGGGACATCGCGGACCGCCGCGCGGAGGGCTTCAGCCAGGGCCAGCGCGTGAAGGTGGCCATGGCGCGGGCGCTGGTGCACGGGCCTCGCAACGTGCTCTTGGACGAGCCCACCAACGGGCTGGACGTCATGAGCACGCGCTCGGTGCGCACGCTGCTGCGGCGGCTGAAGGATGAAGGCCGGTGCGTGGTGTTCTCCAGCCACGTGATGCAGGAAGTGGCCGCGCTGTGTGACCGCATCGTGGTGGTGGCACACGGGCGGGTGGTGGCGGACGGGACACCGGATGCGCTGCGCGCGAGCACCGGCAAGGACAGCCTGGAGGAGGCCTTCGTGGCGACCATCGGCACGGACCAGGGGTTGATGCAATGA
- a CDS encoding ABC transporter permease — protein sequence MSGLSFSVFRKELKDHLRDRRSVLTSLMWPLIGPVVFMVMFNLLASWYRQDRPLALPVVGREHAPSLMAFLERYGAQLEEAPEDYESRIRAGSLDAVLVVPDDYAEAYSAGRTAEVQLVVDSSRQSARQSVLRARRLLEAYAHMLGNQRLYARGVSPDLAIPVRVQEADLSTPERTAAGLLNMVPLFLVIAAFAGGMQVASDAMAGERERGSLEPLLLNPAPRSAVVTGKWLATVVMAVAAVLITLVGYMLVVRRVPLEDLGVKARFDAPAALGMAAAVLPLALAASAVQVWVSTYARSFKEAQTYLSLLMVVPMLPGMVLALSPLQPKMWMFAVPVLGQEVLAGEVMRGEPLGALPFLIAGASSILLTVVSLAVTARLLSQERIVFGRG from the coding sequence ATGAGCGGGCTGTCCTTCTCCGTCTTCCGCAAGGAGCTGAAGGACCACCTGCGCGACCGGCGCTCGGTGCTCACCTCGTTGATGTGGCCGCTGATTGGCCCCGTCGTGTTCATGGTGATGTTCAACCTGCTGGCCTCCTGGTACCGGCAGGACCGGCCGCTGGCGCTGCCGGTGGTGGGGCGGGAGCATGCCCCCAGCCTGATGGCCTTCCTGGAGCGCTACGGAGCGCAGCTGGAAGAGGCGCCGGAGGACTACGAGTCGCGCATCCGGGCGGGCTCGCTGGACGCGGTGCTGGTGGTGCCGGACGACTACGCCGAAGCGTACTCCGCAGGGCGCACCGCCGAGGTGCAGCTCGTGGTGGACAGCTCGCGCCAGTCCGCGCGCCAGTCGGTGCTGCGCGCGCGGCGGCTGCTGGAAGCGTACGCCCACATGCTGGGCAACCAGCGCCTCTACGCGCGGGGCGTCTCGCCGGACCTGGCCATTCCCGTGCGGGTGCAGGAGGCGGACCTGTCCACGCCGGAGCGCACCGCGGCGGGGCTGCTCAACATGGTGCCGCTCTTCCTGGTCATCGCCGCCTTCGCGGGCGGCATGCAGGTGGCCAGCGACGCCATGGCGGGTGAGCGCGAGCGCGGCTCGCTGGAGCCCCTGCTGCTCAACCCGGCGCCCCGGAGCGCGGTGGTGACGGGCAAGTGGCTGGCCACCGTGGTCATGGCCGTCGCGGCGGTGCTCATTACGTTGGTGGGCTACATGCTGGTGGTGCGGCGCGTGCCCTTGGAGGACCTGGGGGTGAAGGCCCGCTTCGACGCGCCCGCCGCCCTGGGCATGGCCGCCGCCGTGCTGCCGCTGGCCCTGGCCGCCTCCGCCGTGCAGGTGTGGGTGTCCACCTATGCACGCTCCTTCAAGGAGGCGCAGACGTACCTGTCCCTCCTGATGGTGGTGCCCATGCTGCCGGGCATGGTGCTGGCCCTGTCGCCGCTCCAGCCGAAGATGTGGATGTTCGCGGTGCCGGTGCTGGGCCAGGAGGTGCTCGCGGGCGAGGTGATGCGCGGTGAGCCGCTGGGCGCGCTGCCGTTCCTCATCGCGGGCGCGTCCAGCATCCTGCTCACGGTGGTGTCGCTGGCGGTCACCGCGCGTTTGTTGTCCCAGGAGCGCATCGTCTTCGGCCGGGGCTGA
- a CDS encoding DUF2804 domain-containing protein: MKPEQDALFPPAPVSVATSGGEPRFGTYQGELPEVDLPRLQGQWAPGRTTRLLKRKRWHYTFAATPEVAALFAVVDLGYTSSAFAVALDLRERKPLCDVSFLGTPGPMVVLGDKPGQGLKASFRTLGGRLSVQRGEDDERYRVAVDVSRLRTGSLQSFQWEGDMMVAGGPPALTVVAPVEGDGLVNVTMKSNGLLTFGSLEAGGKRFRLDGGVGGMDYTQGYLARHTAWRWAFASGRLADGTPVGINLVEGFNEGNADANENALWLGDKLYPLARARFEYDAKDLMAPWRLATVDGAVDLRFQPLHVHREDRNLRLVVSHFAQPVGFFNGTVRVGSRTLELSNVPGVTEDQDMLW, from the coding sequence ATGAAGCCAGAGCAAGACGCCTTGTTCCCTCCCGCGCCAGTCTCCGTGGCCACCTCCGGGGGGGAGCCCCGATTCGGTACCTACCAGGGTGAGCTGCCCGAAGTGGACCTGCCGCGCCTGCAAGGGCAGTGGGCCCCGGGCCGCACCACGCGTCTGCTGAAGCGCAAGCGTTGGCACTACACCTTCGCGGCCACGCCCGAGGTCGCCGCGCTCTTCGCGGTGGTGGACCTGGGCTACACGTCGAGCGCCTTCGCGGTGGCCCTGGACTTGCGCGAGCGCAAGCCGCTGTGTGACGTGAGCTTCCTGGGCACGCCCGGCCCCATGGTGGTGCTGGGCGACAAGCCCGGTCAGGGCCTCAAGGCCTCCTTTCGCACGCTGGGCGGACGGCTGTCGGTGCAGCGCGGCGAGGACGACGAGCGCTACCGGGTGGCGGTGGACGTCAGCCGGCTGCGCACCGGAAGCCTCCAGTCCTTCCAGTGGGAGGGCGACATGATGGTGGCCGGCGGCCCGCCCGCGCTCACCGTGGTGGCGCCCGTGGAGGGTGACGGGCTGGTCAACGTCACCATGAAGAGCAATGGCCTGCTCACCTTCGGCAGCCTGGAGGCGGGCGGGAAGCGCTTCCGGTTGGACGGAGGCGTGGGCGGCATGGACTACACGCAGGGCTACCTGGCGCGGCACACCGCGTGGCGCTGGGCCTTCGCGTCGGGGCGGCTGGCGGACGGCACGCCGGTGGGCATCAACCTTGTGGAGGGCTTCAACGAGGGCAATGCGGACGCCAACGAGAACGCGCTGTGGCTGGGGGACAAGCTGTACCCGCTGGCGCGCGCCCGCTTCGAATACGACGCGAAGGACCTGATGGCGCCGTGGCGGCTGGCGACGGTGGATGGCGCGGTGGACCTGCGCTTCCAGCCCCTTCATGTGCACCGCGAGGACCGGAACCTGCGCCTCGTCGTGAGCCACTTCGCGCAGCCGGTGGGCTTCTTCAACGGCACGGTGCGCGTGGGGAGCCGCACGCTGGAGTTGTCCAACGTCCCCGGCGTCACCGAGGACCAGGACATGCTCTGGTGA
- a CDS encoding M16 family metallopeptidase, with amino-acid sequence MNMPRARHWACLLALLCAAPSAEGRTPPVADAPALTAEWLPDGTEFVVVPQTGVATASLRLVVRTGASRDPVGKEGLAHLLEHLVFHGSHDLSGTELRNRVEATGGTLNAFTSAQSTVYALDVPAKEFPALARDVLRMVTSPEIPGGKRLERELGIIKTESIYHFSRESLSTQVEEAMFQSVSMENALIGTIESRARITRDDLLAFYTRHYVTSNISLVFTGATTVEEARRLVDTAYRLPPALPEEAVSSVTETAIYPVEQHTRAPSTFIAQGYPISREDRGTCRVVADLIQLRLLREVHLKEPIVSSMRVLCINLRGNDLLLAFAYTRSIDGARLPYLMQETFDTLALRPPSAPERKLLEQRSQRLSELLLAEGPELADTVAALASEPRQGELVNLGVLQPARVPTPAVLKSFVRRNFQEDRAVRITSSPLEG; translated from the coding sequence ATGAACATGCCCCGCGCTCGTCATTGGGCCTGCTTGCTCGCGCTGCTCTGCGCGGCACCTTCCGCCGAGGGCCGGACCCCACCCGTGGCCGATGCCCCGGCCCTCACCGCCGAGTGGCTGCCCGACGGCACGGAGTTCGTGGTGGTGCCCCAGACAGGGGTGGCCACCGCGTCCCTGCGCCTCGTGGTGCGCACGGGCGCATCGCGTGACCCCGTCGGGAAGGAGGGGCTCGCGCACCTGCTGGAACATCTGGTGTTCCATGGCAGCCACGACCTGTCGGGCACCGAACTGCGGAACCGGGTCGAGGCGACGGGCGGCACACTCAACGCGTTCACCTCGGCGCAGTCCACCGTCTACGCGCTCGACGTGCCCGCCAAGGAATTCCCTGCGCTCGCGCGCGACGTGCTGCGCATGGTGACCAGTCCCGAGATTCCCGGGGGCAAGCGCCTGGAGCGCGAGCTGGGCATCATCAAGACGGAGAGCATCTACCACTTCTCCCGGGAGAGCCTGTCCACACAGGTGGAGGAGGCGATGTTCCAGAGCGTGTCGATGGAGAACGCCCTCATTGGAACCATCGAGTCGCGCGCGCGCATCACCCGTGACGACCTCCTGGCGTTCTACACCCGGCATTACGTCACCTCGAACATCTCGCTCGTCTTCACGGGCGCAACGACCGTCGAGGAGGCGCGCCGGCTGGTGGACACGGCCTATCGCCTCCCTCCCGCGCTGCCCGAGGAAGCCGTGTCCTCCGTGACCGAGACGGCCATCTACCCCGTCGAGCAGCACACCCGCGCACCGAGCACCTTCATCGCGCAGGGGTACCCGATTTCCCGCGAGGACCGAGGCACGTGTCGTGTGGTGGCGGACCTGATTCAGCTCCGGTTGCTGCGCGAGGTCCACCTGAAGGAGCCCATCGTCTCCAGCATGCGGGTGCTCTGCATCAACCTGCGAGGCAACGACCTGCTGCTCGCGTTCGCCTACACGCGCTCCATCGACGGTGCCCGGTTGCCCTACCTCATGCAGGAGACGTTCGACACGCTGGCGCTCCGTCCCCCGAGCGCGCCCGAACGGAAGCTGCTCGAGCAACGGAGCCAGCGCCTGTCGGAGTTGCTGCTTGCCGAGGGGCCGGAGCTGGCGGATACCGTGGCGGCGCTCGCGTCGGAGCCTCGTCAGGGAGAGCTCGTGAACCTGGGAGTCCTTCAGCCCGCTCGCGTCCCCACGCCCGCCGTGCTGAAGAGCTTCGTGCGCCGCAACTTCCAAGAGGACCGCGCAGTCAGAATCACCAGTTCCCCCCTGGAGGGCTGA
- a CDS encoding insulinase family protein: MKRASLTAALCMLLSAGLATAAPFEVLRSRESPEHAQLILAPREGARTATLVVAFQSGRFDEAGSHGLTRLTQHAMLEANRRGRYDDLVRDLFGAGASLELVTGLRQSAFILEVHHRDFDRLAQRLLGMLLDARLDASKLEQAIERTAQDPGLTDMHDFLEARLASALSSDTRYAAPPPPFPSSVQSLTERHVAIHMSSAFTPRNATVIAAGAFDAPALRRAVASYRGGIAAPVARLTPKLPSKARLPAMSDVNVLAYPVHITQPEEAAVLRVVGPLLQRRMERRFRTMGVGYAQEAAPMLTPWMDALVLTLPANDPSALDLGPFLLQEVAAVREGRVTPEEYATSHGAALARLRLEDPNPRAVALQLASSIQTPAWYSPEVETSLAALSAEEFSRRVQPWLSESRLVHLLFTPYQTPRPASKSRIRGGGRR; encoded by the coding sequence ATGAAACGCGCTTCACTCACTGCGGCCCTCTGCATGCTGTTGTCCGCGGGGCTCGCCACAGCCGCCCCCTTCGAGGTCCTGCGCTCACGCGAGTCCCCCGAACACGCCCAGCTCATCCTGGCGCCCCGCGAAGGCGCCCGGACGGCCACGCTGGTCGTGGCCTTCCAGAGCGGCCGGTTCGACGAAGCGGGAAGCCACGGGCTCACCCGCCTCACCCAGCACGCCATGCTGGAGGCGAACCGGCGTGGCCGCTACGACGACCTGGTGCGGGACTTGTTCGGGGCGGGCGCCTCGCTCGAGCTCGTCACCGGACTGCGGCAGAGCGCCTTCATCCTCGAAGTCCATCACCGCGACTTCGACCGGCTCGCCCAGCGGCTGCTGGGCATGTTGCTGGACGCCAGGCTGGACGCCTCGAAGTTGGAGCAGGCCATCGAGCGGACCGCGCAGGACCCCGGCCTGACGGACATGCACGACTTCCTGGAGGCACGACTCGCTTCAGCCCTCTCCAGTGACACGCGCTATGCGGCGCCGCCTCCCCCGTTTCCCTCCAGCGTGCAGAGCCTCACGGAACGACATGTGGCCATCCACATGTCGAGCGCCTTCACTCCCCGGAACGCGACCGTCATCGCGGCGGGGGCCTTCGACGCCCCCGCGCTCCGCCGGGCCGTGGCGAGTTATCGCGGCGGCATAGCCGCTCCGGTGGCCCGACTCACACCGAAGCTGCCCAGCAAGGCGCGGCTCCCTGCGATGAGCGACGTGAACGTCCTCGCCTACCCGGTCCACATCACCCAACCCGAAGAGGCCGCCGTCCTGCGGGTGGTGGGGCCGCTGCTCCAACGCCGCATGGAGCGCAGGTTCCGGACCATGGGCGTCGGCTACGCCCAGGAGGCGGCGCCCATGCTGACTCCCTGGATGGATGCGCTGGTGCTGACACTCCCCGCGAATGACCCTTCGGCCCTGGACCTGGGGCCGTTCCTTCTGCAGGAAGTGGCCGCGGTGCGCGAAGGCCGGGTGACACCCGAGGAGTACGCGACCAGCCATGGCGCGGCGCTGGCCCGCCTCCGGCTCGAAGACCCGAACCCGCGGGCGGTGGCCCTCCAGCTCGCCAGCAGCATCCAGACACCGGCATGGTACTCCCCGGAAGTGGAGACCTCGCTCGCCGCGCTCTCGGCCGAGGAGTTCTCCCGGCGCGTCCAACCCTGGCTGAGCGAGAGTCGGCTCGTTCATCTGCTCTTCACGCCGTATCAGACGCCGCGGCCCGCTTCGAAATCACGCATCCGTGGAGGGGGACGGCGATGA
- a CDS encoding toxin-antitoxin system YwqK family antitoxin produces MLLKLLLGVEAAFVGARLLQIVFPLQVPRVLQAWVLWPTLWDTPLDPRRVSPFTALIPWLLWAAVLVLWLEVLRRASGQRVFTRMQALAVALVPGYAVVGLPRLMALMAAVLGPLAAGFKAGARAIVGLHVLVAFALVVEARRDTPAWGLVVLCADGALLLAQWLTLRTVARALLARTAHPPEVAQGHDTSAPLQQAPPAPDTGLDCPECPAPAPLRQDAGQPGHHCGRCEGDLLSPTERRLLQPPPGESAAMETTGRHVKCASCGESAATMLFRGAAVSACASCGVVWMRAGVLHRLTQGQHGRPRARPGVPPAATRPPSLLSPRVGGLAMVGVILVGAQSMYVSQSSPCTPTTQAHRVVRPDGWVLDRCAYTEDKNEGTSWLRDERGRLREETTWTQGERKGPYRRWDATGRLQVEGQYRGDQPAGEWLHYAESGALVMRQAFAGGKLHGATQTLAEDGVLLELQNYEHGRLHGPYALFFPTGRKRVEGHYEQGRRSGDWTTYDATGQRVDATTWHEGQRTLVWVNGAKTQDAPAAAASGSEVAEAPALPAPQDALFSGHDLEWWAQRLRHLWPRRQDPEWAARYALTVHRASLNGLTVEETAAGPRVTRSPSPDGAQAVRGTP; encoded by the coding sequence ATGCTGCTGAAGTTGCTGCTCGGGGTCGAGGCGGCATTCGTCGGCGCGCGGTTGCTGCAAATCGTGTTTCCTTTGCAGGTTCCTCGCGTCCTCCAGGCCTGGGTGCTGTGGCCCACGCTCTGGGACACCCCCCTGGACCCGCGCCGGGTTTCGCCATTCACGGCCTTGATTCCCTGGCTCTTGTGGGCCGCCGTGCTCGTGCTCTGGCTGGAGGTGTTGCGGAGGGCCAGTGGCCAACGCGTGTTCACCCGGATGCAGGCCCTCGCCGTGGCGCTCGTGCCGGGATACGCCGTCGTGGGCTTGCCGCGGCTCATGGCCCTGATGGCGGCCGTCCTGGGCCCGCTGGCGGCCGGCTTCAAGGCGGGCGCTCGCGCCATCGTCGGGCTCCACGTCCTGGTGGCCTTCGCGCTCGTGGTGGAAGCCCGGAGGGACACACCCGCCTGGGGACTCGTGGTGCTCTGCGCGGATGGCGCGCTGCTGCTGGCGCAGTGGCTGACGCTGCGCACCGTCGCCCGGGCGCTGCTTGCCCGCACGGCCCATCCCCCGGAGGTGGCGCAGGGCCACGACACGTCCGCACCACTCCAGCAGGCGCCCCCGGCTCCCGACACGGGACTCGACTGTCCAGAGTGCCCCGCGCCCGCGCCGCTGCGACAGGACGCGGGCCAGCCCGGCCATCACTGCGGTCGCTGCGAAGGCGATCTGCTCTCTCCCACGGAGAGGCGACTCCTCCAGCCCCCGCCGGGAGAATCCGCGGCGATGGAGACGACGGGGCGGCACGTGAAGTGCGCCTCCTGTGGAGAAAGCGCGGCCACGATGTTGTTCCGGGGCGCGGCCGTCTCCGCTTGCGCGAGCTGCGGCGTCGTGTGGATGCGCGCGGGCGTGCTCCACCGGCTCACCCAGGGCCAGCACGGCCGCCCCAGGGCCCGCCCTGGAGTCCCCCCCGCCGCGACCCGCCCCCCCTCGCTGCTCTCACCGCGTGTCGGTGGACTGGCGATGGTGGGCGTCATCCTCGTCGGCGCGCAATCCATGTACGTCTCGCAGAGCTCCCCCTGCACACCCACCACGCAGGCGCACCGCGTGGTGCGACCTGATGGCTGGGTGCTCGACAGGTGCGCGTATACCGAGGACAAGAACGAGGGCACTTCATGGCTCCGGGACGAACGAGGCCGGTTGCGCGAGGAGACCACCTGGACGCAGGGCGAGCGAAAGGGCCCCTATCGCCGCTGGGATGCCACCGGGCGACTGCAGGTGGAAGGTCAATACCGGGGCGACCAGCCCGCTGGCGAATGGCTCCATTACGCCGAATCGGGCGCCCTGGTGATGAGGCAGGCATTCGCCGGGGGCAAGCTCCACGGCGCGACGCAGACGCTGGCGGAAGACGGTGTCCTCCTGGAGCTCCAGAACTATGAGCACGGGCGCCTTCACGGCCCCTACGCCCTCTTCTTCCCCACCGGACGCAAGCGGGTGGAAGGCCACTACGAGCAAGGGAGGCGGAGCGGAGACTGGACGACCTACGACGCCACCGGGCAACGGGTGGACGCCACGACCTGGCACGAAGGTCAGCGTACCCTCGTGTGGGTGAACGGCGCGAAGACGCAGGACGCGCCCGCCGCCGCGGCGAGTGGAAGCGAGGTTGCCGAAGCCCCCGCCCTCCCCGCGCCCCAGGACGCCCTCTTCAGTGGGCATGACCTCGAATGGTGGGCGCAGCGGCTCAGACACCTCTGGCCTCGCAGGCAGGACCCCGAATGGGCCGCGCGTTACGCGCTCACGGTGCACCGTGCGAGCCTCAACGGCCTGACGGTCGAGGAGACCGCCGCGGGCCCCCGGGTGACGCGAAGCCCCTCCCCGGACGGCGCACAGGCGGTTCGAGGCACACCATGA
- a CDS encoding DUF6986 family protein produces the protein MKTTLTEASLSGVREALRQANAGFERAYPGDSTQRQPVHVVYGGAHLFRAETARKLGGIALNTLKSYAPDAPVLAHGLGLPQRGRFAQRVYARVVAKLEHEPVEDLRIDFEDGYGHRSDAEEDGHAVSAAEEMARGLAQELLPPFIGIRVKSFTEELFDRATRTLDLFLTTLLERSGGKLPPGFVVTLPKVSLPEQVAALARALEVLETRHGLPVGTVGIELMVETPQALFDPQGRLHLPTLVAASAGRCTSVHLGVYDYTAALGVSAHAQTMRHPACDFLRDLVQVSLAGTGIRLADGATNVMPVPPHRVKQDEPLLPTERRENMEAVHRVWQLSYRHIRHSLERGWYQGWDLHPGQLPVRYAAVYAFFLEGLDAASRRLRAFMEKAAQATLVGDVFDDAATGQGLLNFFLRGLSCGALTQDEVLAAGLTLEELRSRSFRDIVASRRARAT, from the coding sequence GTGAAGACGACGCTGACAGAAGCGAGCCTCTCGGGTGTGCGGGAGGCCCTGCGGCAGGCCAACGCGGGGTTCGAGCGCGCCTACCCCGGGGACTCGACCCAACGGCAGCCGGTGCACGTGGTGTACGGCGGCGCGCACCTCTTCCGGGCGGAGACGGCCCGGAAGCTGGGCGGCATCGCGCTGAACACGCTCAAGTCGTACGCACCGGATGCGCCCGTGCTGGCCCACGGGCTGGGACTGCCCCAGCGCGGCCGCTTCGCCCAGCGCGTCTACGCGCGCGTGGTGGCCAAGCTGGAGCACGAGCCGGTGGAGGACCTGCGCATCGACTTCGAGGATGGCTACGGGCACCGCTCCGACGCGGAGGAGGACGGGCACGCCGTGTCCGCCGCGGAGGAGATGGCGCGCGGGCTGGCCCAGGAGCTGCTGCCGCCCTTCATCGGCATCCGGGTGAAGTCCTTCACCGAGGAGCTGTTCGACCGCGCCACGCGCACGTTGGATTTGTTCCTCACCACGCTGCTGGAGCGCTCGGGTGGGAAGCTGCCACCCGGCTTCGTCGTCACGCTGCCCAAGGTGTCGCTGCCGGAGCAGGTGGCGGCGCTCGCTCGCGCCCTGGAGGTGCTGGAGACGCGGCACGGGCTGCCGGTGGGCACGGTGGGCATCGAGCTGATGGTGGAGACACCCCAGGCGCTCTTCGACCCGCAGGGCCGGCTGCACCTGCCCACGCTGGTGGCCGCGAGCGCGGGCCGCTGCACCAGCGTCCACCTGGGCGTGTACGACTACACCGCCGCGCTGGGCGTCAGCGCGCATGCGCAAACGATGCGGCACCCGGCCTGCGACTTCCTGCGGGATTTGGTGCAGGTGTCGCTGGCGGGCACGGGCATCCGGCTGGCGGATGGCGCCACCAACGTCATGCCGGTGCCACCGCACCGGGTGAAGCAGGACGAGCCGCTGCTGCCCACCGAGCGCCGGGAGAACATGGAGGCGGTTCACCGGGTCTGGCAGTTGTCGTACCGGCACATCCGGCACTCGTTGGAGCGGGGCTGGTACCAGGGGTGGGACTTGCACCCGGGCCAGCTCCCCGTCCGCTACGCGGCGGTGTATGCGTTCTTCCTGGAGGGGCTGGACGCGGCCTCGCGCAGGCTCAGGGCCTTCATGGAGAAGGCCGCGCAGGCCACGCTGGTGGGAGACGTCTTCGACGACGCGGCCACCGGGCAGGGCCTGCTCAACTTCTTCCTGCGGGGCCTGAGCTGCGGCGCGCTCACCCAGGACGAGGTGCTGGCCGCGGGCCTCACGCTGGAGGAACTGCGCAGCCGCTCCTTCCGCGACATCGTCGCGTCACGCCGCGCCCGGGCCACCTGA